A section of the Pedobacter sp. HDW13 genome encodes:
- the ruvX gene encoding Holliday junction resolvase RuvX, translated as MARILAFDYGTKRIGIAVTDPLQIIATGLDTIHPKDVIEYVKKYMLTEQVEAFVIGDPKQMDGSPSDSAQHVKGFATLLKKSFPDIPRHWVDERFTSKMAHQAIMQSGLKKQDRRDKERVDTIAATIILQYFMETNRL; from the coding sequence ATGGCCCGAATTTTAGCTTTTGATTACGGTACCAAACGTATCGGCATTGCAGTAACCGATCCTTTGCAGATTATTGCTACCGGCCTGGATACCATCCACCCAAAAGATGTGATTGAGTACGTTAAAAAATATATGCTTACCGAACAGGTTGAAGCCTTTGTAATTGGCGATCCGAAACAAATGGACGGATCTCCTTCTGATTCGGCGCAACATGTAAAGGGCTTTGCTACCTTGTTAAAAAAATCATTTCCCGATATCCCAAGGCATTGGGTTGATGAGCGCTTTACCTCTAAAATGGCACATCAAGCCATTATGCAAAGCGGCCTGAAAAAGCAAGACCGTCGCGATAAAGAAAGGGTAGATACCATTGCCGCAACCATTATTCTACAATATTTTATGGAAACCAACCGTTTATAA
- a CDS encoding O-methyltransferase: MSLINDDLQDLLIAYCEPESELLQHIDRETNLKVLMPRMLSGHYQGRVLSMLSKMVSPKRILEIGTFTGYATLCLAEGLTKDGILYTLDVNEELEDMVRGNFAKSAFNHQIKYILGDANSTINDLDEIFDIVFIDADKKNNGTYYDLIFDRVRPGGIIIVDNVLWSGKVLQEKQDKDTRNITSFNDKIADDKRVEKLILPVRDGLFVIRKTI; encoded by the coding sequence ATGAGCCTGATAAACGACGATTTACAAGATTTACTAATTGCCTACTGCGAACCTGAGAGCGAGCTATTACAGCACATAGACCGCGAAACAAATCTTAAAGTTTTAATGCCCCGCATGCTTTCTGGCCATTACCAGGGAAGGGTTTTGAGTATGCTCAGCAAAATGGTTTCGCCTAAACGGATTTTGGAAATCGGCACTTTTACTGGTTACGCCACTTTGTGTTTAGCCGAAGGATTAACAAAAGATGGCATACTTTATACTTTGGATGTTAATGAGGAACTGGAAGACATGGTGCGTGGCAATTTTGCAAAATCGGCATTTAACCACCAGATTAAGTACATCCTGGGCGATGCCAATTCTACTATAAATGATTTAGACGAAATTTTCGACATTGTTTTTATCGATGCCGACAAGAAAAATAATGGTACTTATTACGATTTGATTTTTGACCGTGTACGCCCCGGAGGAATAATCATTGTGGATAATGTGCTATGGAGTGGAAAAGTACTTCAGGAGAAACAAGACAAAGACACCAGAAATATTACTAGTTTTAATGATAAAATAGCTGATGATAAGCGGGTTGAAAAATTAATATTACCCGTTAGGGATGGTTTGTTTGTGATCAGAAAGACAATTTAA
- a CDS encoding glucosaminidase domain-containing protein, translating to MKKIFTFCLFLLTGIAVKAQDTDEYIAEHVEYAQDLMRDHKIPASIILAVAIHESASGNSRIAQHLNNHFGVKGPNNNAEIRSSYRDYLNADESYSHFVEIMETREPFNNLFAKYDQYDYKGWAYGIRRCGYAHSRSWASQVIGLIKKYELYQYDERPEGYEEPVYASPVRSRKRSTARSKTYTVRTGDNLSIIAKKKGTTVKALMQKNGIKKANLKPGQKLKF from the coding sequence ATGAAAAAAATCTTTACTTTTTGCCTGTTCCTTTTAACAGGAATTGCCGTAAAAGCACAAGATACAGACGAGTATATTGCAGAGCATGTAGAATATGCACAGGATTTAATGCGCGATCACAAAATTCCGGCGAGTATTATTCTTGCGGTTGCCATACACGAATCGGCTTCGGGCAATAGCAGAATTGCACAGCACCTCAACAACCACTTTGGTGTGAAAGGTCCAAACAATAATGCCGAAATCCGTTCTTCATACCGCGATTATTTAAACGCCGACGAATCTTACAGCCATTTTGTAGAGATCATGGAAACACGCGAGCCTTTTAACAACCTTTTCGCTAAATACGATCAATACGATTACAAAGGCTGGGCCTACGGCATAAGGCGTTGTGGTTATGCCCACAGCAGGAGCTGGGCTTCTCAGGTAATCGGCCTGATTAAAAAATATGAGCTGTACCAGTACGATGAACGCCCCGAAGGTTATGAAGAGCCTGTTTATGCCAGCCCTGTACGCAGTCGAAAAAGAAGCACAGCAAGATCAAAAACATACACGGTTAGAACAGGCGATAACCTGAGCATAATAGCCAAAAAGAAAGGCACTACGGTTAAGGCACTGATGCAAAAAAACGGCATAAAAAAAGCAAACTTAAAACCTGGACAGAAGTTGAAGTTTTGA
- a CDS encoding glucosaminidase domain-containing protein — protein MNASGIPASITLAQGILESGSGNSDLAKYANNHFGIKCTSEWKGKNYFRDDDQKNDCFRVYKDARESFRDHSEFLKRKRYSFLFQLDKNDYKSWAQGLKTAGYATNPKYPDLLINTIEKYQLYQYDQPESEKQKIAREDRVFSEINQNIPKEKAKFTPVETPPTGAKPILADGTYTVVKGDTLYNIAKRFNLTVDQLKMLNEMSADGIKLGQVLKVK, from the coding sequence ATGAACGCCAGCGGCATTCCTGCCAGTATTACACTGGCACAAGGCATTCTTGAATCAGGTAGTGGAAACAGCGACCTGGCCAAATATGCCAACAATCACTTCGGCATTAAATGTACATCAGAATGGAAGGGGAAAAATTATTTTCGCGATGATGACCAGAAAAACGACTGCTTCAGGGTTTATAAAGATGCCCGCGAATCTTTTAGAGACCATTCAGAATTTCTGAAACGCAAGCGGTATAGCTTCCTTTTTCAATTGGATAAAAACGACTATAAAAGCTGGGCACAAGGTTTAAAAACAGCTGGTTATGCCACTAATCCCAAATATCCTGATCTGCTAATTAACACCATCGAAAAATACCAGCTTTATCAGTACGACCAACCAGAGAGCGAAAAGCAGAAGATTGCCCGCGAAGACCGTGTTTTTTCGGAAATTAACCAAAATATCCCCAAAGAAAAAGCCAAATTTACACCAGTTGAAACACCTCCAACAGGTGCCAAACCTATTTTAGCCGACGGAACTTATACTGTTGTAAAAGGCGATACTTTGTATAATATTGCAAAACGTTTTAACTTAACCGTCGATCAGTTGAAAATGCTGAACGAAATGAGTGCCGATGGCATTAAACTGGGTCAGGTGCTTAAGGTTAAATAA
- a CDS encoding DUF3078 domain-containing protein: MKNFLAAIALILSLCSTKLYAQEIDTIPINTKDLNIKLKRSPLPSRQGPLNFEPVKIKPLVVNAKISYWKTRTNIGININQAQFSDNWKGGGTNSIAVGGLLNWKAEYNKNSYSYVSEVVLQYGKIKNKDQLQKKTNDRIFWDNKASFQLSKSWYFFGSVSFESQFDSGYRYYRDGNGDEQQVLISRFMAPGYLTESIGFEYKPVKYFSTRIGTGTARQTFVLDTAVYDKKPNVYGVDKGKKFRNELAFQVVSAFDKDIFTNTNLKARYLMFVPYENIAWSRIDHRLDVVLTAKINRFMNTSLTGVVLFDKDTDVNIQASQTLALGFAFTFPR, from the coding sequence ATGAAGAACTTTTTAGCTGCCATAGCCCTTATTCTAAGTCTCTGCTCTACAAAATTATATGCTCAGGAAATTGATACGATTCCGATCAATACCAAAGACCTGAACATAAAATTAAAACGCAGTCCGCTGCCAAGCAGACAAGGGCCGCTAAATTTCGAACCTGTAAAAATTAAACCGCTTGTTGTAAACGCCAAAATAAGTTATTGGAAAACCAGAACAAACATTGGCATTAACATTAACCAGGCGCAGTTTAGCGATAACTGGAAAGGTGGAGGTACAAACTCTATCGCAGTGGGTGGTTTGCTTAACTGGAAAGCCGAATACAATAAAAACAGCTATAGCTACGTAAGTGAGGTAGTTTTGCAATACGGTAAGATTAAAAACAAAGACCAGCTGCAAAAGAAAACCAACGACCGTATTTTCTGGGATAATAAAGCTTCGTTCCAATTATCTAAAAGCTGGTATTTCTTCGGGTCGGTGAGTTTCGAATCGCAGTTTGATAGCGGCTACAGGTACTATAGAGACGGTAATGGCGACGAGCAACAAGTGTTGATTTCGAGGTTTATGGCCCCAGGTTATTTAACCGAATCGATCGGTTTTGAGTACAAACCTGTAAAATATTTCTCTACCCGTATTGGTACTGGTACTGCAAGGCAGACTTTTGTACTCGATACAGCCGTTTACGATAAAAAACCAAATGTTTACGGAGTAGATAAAGGCAAAAAATTCCGCAACGAACTCGCTTTCCAGGTAGTAAGTGCTTTTGATAAGGATATTTTTACCAACACCAACCTTAAGGCCCGTTACCTGATGTTTGTTCCATACGAAAACATTGCCTGGTCGCGAATTGACCACCGCCTGGATGTTGTACTTACTGCAAAAATTAACCGTTTTATGAACACCAGCTTAACCGGTGTAGTATTATTTGATAAAGATACCGACGTAAATATTCAAGCCAGCCAAACTCTGGCGCTGGGCTTTGCCTTTACCTTTCCGAGGTAG
- a CDS encoding AraC family transcriptional regulator — protein MALNIYDGDERYYVVGNKLDNNALNQALVTERRDKYSFPFGDAEIVEIAFSGIYIVYGDMLVKKSRLRIKSFDEPDMVELHFSIMGGGIMENYLTNKRLDIKANQHNIIYSPDFDGMAEFTVGGPHKFFEVNFERSRFIDLTSESSTLLRNFAENIMNNRSVEISSENLPISLAMHSCINDIMNCHFTGGLKLLFLQSKCLELLALQAQAFEEAARKTERPTLKSAYDKERIYYAREYLLANACKPPSLTELAKVAGINEFKLKQGFKETFGNSVFAYLSDYRLMKAKELLADKQVDIKNISDDLGYSSVQHFNKAFTRKFGLSPGKAR, from the coding sequence ATGGCCTTAAATATTTATGATGGCGACGAGAGATACTATGTTGTAGGGAACAAACTCGACAATAACGCCCTTAATCAAGCCCTTGTAACCGAGCGAAGGGATAAATATAGCTTTCCGTTTGGCGACGCAGAGATTGTGGAGATTGCTTTTTCGGGAATTTATATTGTTTATGGCGATATGCTGGTAAAGAAGAGCCGCCTGCGCATTAAGTCTTTTGATGAGCCCGATATGGTTGAGCTCCATTTTTCGATTATGGGAGGAGGAATTATGGAAAATTATCTCACCAACAAGCGCCTGGATATTAAAGCCAATCAACATAACATTATTTACAGCCCTGATTTTGATGGAATGGCCGAGTTTACGGTAGGCGGCCCACATAAATTTTTTGAAGTAAACTTCGAACGGTCGCGCTTTATTGATTTAACGAGCGAAAGCAGTACCTTATTAAGAAATTTTGCCGAAAATATCATGAATAACCGTTCGGTAGAAATTTCATCAGAGAATCTGCCCATCAGCCTGGCTATGCACAGCTGTATTAACGATATTATGAACTGCCATTTTACAGGTGGATTAAAATTGTTGTTCCTTCAATCTAAATGTTTGGAGCTTTTGGCGCTACAGGCGCAGGCTTTTGAAGAGGCGGCGAGGAAAACGGAGCGTCCGACATTAAAATCAGCTTACGATAAAGAACGAATTTATTATGCAAGAGAATACTTGTTAGCCAATGCCTGCAAACCACCTTCTTTAACCGAATTGGCAAAAGTAGCGGGCATAAACGAGTTTAAACTAAAACAGGGCTTTAAGGAAACATTTGGTAACTCTGTTTTTGCTTATCTAAGCGATTATAGATTAATGAAAGCAAAAGAGCTTTTGGCCGATAAGCAAGTCGACATCAAAAATATTTCTGACGATTTGGGTTACTCGTCTGTACAACATTTTAACAAGGCATTTACCCGGAAATTTGGCTTAAGTCCGGGCAAAGCGCGATAA
- a CDS encoding DUF5916 domain-containing protein, with the protein MKRCILPVLLLICAFCKAQDITKQKHLEAKRTLQSPKIDGVLDDECWKDVPLATDFFQIRPHPGKVETADRRTEMKVLYDDVAIYVYARMYDSPDSVSHELVSRDNIGNADFISIIVDPFYDKMNGNGFFVTAAGVQFDAKYSQVGNEDENWNAVWESAVKIDDKGWTCEMKIPYSALRFSSKDVQNWGLNFSRRIQRSNTQTFWNFVDPKVNGFINQEGLWTGIKDIKPPLRLSFSPYLSAYVNHYPINQPGVKNTTSRFNGGMDVKYGINNSFTLDMTLVPDFGQVQSDNRILNLTPFEVKFNENRQFFTEGTELFNKGDLFYSKRIGSIPAYYNYSGVGNDKIVKDQTEAKVLNATKISGRTAKGLGIGIFNAITNSMETEVEDVQGNLRMVETQPLTNYNILVFDQSLKNNSSATFINTNVLRQGTAYDANVSALLFNLNNKGNKYFVNGGAKMSYLRGEESSTGYSYTLRFGKQSGNFTWSYNQVYADNKFDPSDMGFFTNNNFLDQRIGIGYNIYKPSKWYNQFESWLNLNYSRRAIPAAYQKIGFNGGYWVQFKNQWSAEFDVSWDRKSNDFYEARTGQVYHAPENYGVSLYINPNRAKAYNFGGNIRFFEQQLFKGKMYNFYFFQNLRLNDKVAFGLDLNFNPNYNYVNWVTTQGNQSIFSRYDRRTVENSFDAKYTFTNLMGITVVLRHYWSDRRNKEFYLLKPDGNLTDYQGALLTGMDRNYNVFNIDLIYTWQFAPGSTLSVSYKDAAETYDTFYTQRYNKNLSGILNAPQNNSLSVKVLYYVDYLDLKKKRKKG; encoded by the coding sequence ATGAAGCGCTGCATCCTCCCGGTTCTACTATTGATATGTGCTTTTTGCAAGGCTCAGGATATTACCAAGCAAAAGCATTTAGAAGCAAAAAGAACCCTTCAAAGTCCTAAAATTGATGGTGTTTTAGATGATGAATGCTGGAAAGATGTTCCGCTTGCTACCGATTTTTTTCAAATCAGGCCTCACCCGGGGAAGGTAGAAACTGCCGATAGACGTACAGAAATGAAGGTGCTTTATGATGATGTAGCCATTTATGTTTATGCGCGGATGTACGATAGTCCGGATAGTGTTTCGCATGAGTTGGTTTCGAGAGATAACATTGGGAATGCCGATTTTATTTCCATCATTGTCGATCCCTTTTACGATAAGATGAATGGCAATGGTTTTTTTGTTACCGCTGCTGGGGTACAGTTTGATGCCAAATACTCGCAGGTGGGCAATGAAGATGAAAACTGGAATGCGGTTTGGGAAAGTGCAGTTAAAATCGACGATAAAGGCTGGACCTGCGAAATGAAAATTCCTTACTCTGCCCTGCGCTTTTCAAGCAAGGATGTACAAAACTGGGGATTAAATTTTAGCCGCAGGATACAGCGCAGCAATACACAAACCTTCTGGAATTTTGTTGACCCTAAGGTAAATGGTTTTATCAATCAGGAGGGGCTTTGGACAGGCATAAAAGACATTAAACCACCCTTAAGACTTTCCTTTTCGCCATATCTATCCGCCTATGTAAACCACTACCCTATAAATCAACCTGGAGTTAAAAACACAACTTCGCGTTTTAATGGCGGTATGGACGTAAAATATGGTATTAACAACAGTTTTACCTTAGATATGACACTGGTGCCCGATTTTGGTCAGGTGCAATCAGATAACCGGATTCTTAACCTTACTCCTTTCGAAGTAAAATTTAACGAAAACAGGCAATTTTTTACAGAAGGAACTGAATTGTTTAACAAGGGCGATTTATTTTATTCGAAACGGATTGGCTCCATACCAGCCTATTACAATTACAGCGGGGTTGGTAATGATAAAATTGTGAAAGACCAAACAGAGGCTAAGGTTTTAAATGCAACCAAAATTTCGGGGCGTACGGCAAAGGGTTTGGGTATTGGTATTTTTAATGCCATTACCAACAGCATGGAAACCGAAGTAGAGGATGTGCAAGGTAACCTTAGGATGGTAGAAACACAGCCCTTAACCAATTACAACATTCTGGTTTTCGACCAATCGTTAAAAAACAACAGTTCGGCTACCTTTATCAATACCAATGTACTGCGACAAGGTACTGCCTATGATGCCAATGTTAGTGCGCTGCTTTTCAATTTAAACAATAAAGGCAATAAGTATTTTGTTAATGGCGGGGCTAAAATGAGCTATTTACGTGGCGAAGAAAGTAGTACTGGTTATAGTTATACACTTCGTTTCGGAAAACAAAGTGGCAATTTTACCTGGAGCTACAACCAGGTATATGCCGATAATAAATTCGATCCATCGGATATGGGTTTCTTTACCAATAACAACTTCTTAGATCAGCGGATAGGCATTGGCTACAACATATACAAACCCAGCAAATGGTATAACCAGTTTGAAAGCTGGCTTAATTTAAACTATTCGCGCAGGGCAATTCCGGCAGCTTATCAAAAAATTGGTTTTAACGGAGGGTATTGGGTTCAGTTTAAAAACCAGTGGTCGGCAGAATTCGATGTAAGCTGGGACAGGAAAAGCAACGATTTTTACGAAGCAAGGACCGGGCAGGTTTACCACGCCCCCGAAAATTATGGTGTAAGCCTGTACATCAACCCCAACCGCGCTAAAGCTTATAATTTTGGTGGAAATATCCGCTTTTTTGAACAACAGCTATTCAAAGGAAAAATGTATAACTTTTACTTTTTTCAAAACCTAAGGCTTAACGATAAAGTTGCATTTGGATTGGATTTAAACTTTAACCCAAATTACAACTATGTTAACTGGGTAACCACACAAGGTAATCAGTCCATTTTTTCAAGGTATGATCGCAGAACGGTAGAAAACTCGTTCGATGCCAAATATACTTTTACCAACCTAATGGGGATTACTGTGGTGTTGCGGCATTACTGGAGCGATAGAAGGAATAAGGAATTTTACCTGCTAAAGCCCGATGGTAACTTAACCGATTATCAGGGAGCGCTATTAACCGGAATGGACCGGAATTACAATGTTTTTAATATCGATTTAATTTATACCTGGCAATTTGCGCCGGGAAGTACACTTTCTGTTTCGTATAAAGATGCGGCTGAAACTTACGATACTTTTTATACACAGCGCTACAACAAAAACCTAAGCGGGATTTTAAATGCGCCTCAAAATAACAGCTTATCGGTTAAGGTTTTGTATTACGTTGATTATTTAGACCTGAAGAAAAAACGGAAAAAAGGTTAA